A region of the Pseudomonas sp. J452 genome:
ATTACAAGACCAGCAACGCGGCGAAGTTCTAGCAGCCTTACTTGCCGGCCGACAGGCCGAGGTCGATGGCCAGGTCGGCGTCGGTCACCGCCACCCGCGGCTCTGTTGATCAGTATCGCGGGTTGGCTCATGGCGAGGCTTCGGAGGCCGAAAAAAGCGTGCTTTGCCTAGGGTGCGCCGCGCGCACCACAGGCCCCGCGTAGAAGTCCCGCTGCGCACCGGCGCACCCTACGGGTTACGCGTGGGTAAGGTACCAGCGCCAGTCCTGCTCGCCGACTTCGCCCATGAACTGGCGGAATTCGTTCCATTTGATCGCCAGGAACACCTTGAGGAAGTCCTCGCCCAGCGCCTGCTTGGCCCAGCTGGAATTTTCCAGGGCGCGCAGTGCAGTCAGCCAGTCGGTCGGCAGGGTTTCGCGGACCTGCTCGTAGCCGTTGCCGATGATTTCCTCGCCCGGATCGATCTGGTTCTGGATGCCGTGATGGATGCCGGAGAGGATCGCCGCCGCCGCCAGGTAGGGGTTGGCGTCGGCGCCGCAGATGCGGTGCTCGACATGCCGGCTCTTGGCCGGGCCGCCCGGTACGCGGAACGACACGGTGCGGTTGTTCACTCCCCAGCTCTTGGCCAGCGGCGCATAGCTGTTGGCCTGGAAGCGGCGGAACGAGTTGGCGTTGGGGCAGAAGATCGCCAGGGCATCGTTGAGCGTGGCCATCATCCCGCCGATGGCGTGCTTGAGCAGCGGCGTGCCGTGCGGGTCTTCGCTGGCCATCAGGTTGTTGCCGTCGGCGTCGGCCAGGCTGACGTGCATGTGCAGGCCGCTGCCGGCCAGGTCGCCGAACGGCTTGGCCATGAAACAGGCCTGCAGCCCGTGCTTGTTGGCCACGCCCTTGACCAGGCGCTTGTAGCGCACGCCTTCGTCGATGGCCTGCAGCGCGTCGAAGCGGTGCTCCAGGGTCAGCTCGACCTGGCCCGGGGCGTATTCGGAAATTGCCGTGCGCACCGGCAGGCCCTGCACTTCACAGGCGGCGTAGAGGTCGTCGAGGAAGGGCTGCAGCTGTTCCAGCTCGTACACGCCGTACACCTGCGGCGCCTGCGGGCGCACGCCGTTGGCCTGCAGCGCCGGCTGCGGGCGGCCGTTGGCATCGCGCTGCTTGTCGAGCAGGTAGAACTCCAGCTCCACCGCCATTACCGGGTGGTAACCGTCGGCCTTGAGCCGATCGATGGCGCGCACCAGCACATGCCGCGGATCGGCCGGGGCGGCGGGCAGGCCCTGGGTCGGGTGCATGCTCACCTGCAGCTGGCCGGTGGGCGTGGTGCGCCAGGGTTGCAGGGTCAGGCTGCCGGGCAGCGGATAGGTCCAGCAGTCGGCGTCGGCGACTTCCCAGACCAGGCCGCTTTCTTCCACGTCCTCGCCCTGGATGGTCAGCGCCAGGATCGAGCTGGGCAGCGGCCGGCCGTTCTCGTAGATGGCCAGCAGCTCGTCGCGGTGCAGCAGTTTGCCGCGCGGGATGCCGTTGGCGTCGATCAGCATCAGTTCGATGCTGCGCACTTCGGGATGGGCGGCGAGGAAGTCGCGGGCTTCCTGGGGATTGGCGAATTGCATGGTGGCTATCTCGTTATTGGCCGTGGCAGACGGCTGGTGTAGGAGCGGGCTTGCCCGCGAAGGGCGGTCAGCAAAAGCATCGCGACCAAGGTCGCTCCTACAGGATTGATGGAGTTACTCGCAGGCGCCGGGGATGGCCAGCAGCTCGCTCAGGGCCTGGTCGAGCATGCCGATCAGCTGGTCCACATCCTCCGCCGTGGTGCTCGGGCAGCACAGGGTCATGTTGTGGAACGGGGTGATCAGGATGCCGCGGTTGATCAGGTACAGGTGCAGGGCCATCTGCAGCTCGTCATGGAACGCGGCCTCGGCCTCGGCGCCGGTCTTCGGTGAGACCGGGCAGAACTGGAACTCGCTGCGCGCGCCCAGCTCGGTCACCGACCACTTGAGGTCATGCTTGCCGATCAGGCTGCGGAAGCCGTCGGCCAGGCGCTTGGCCAGCGGCAACATGTGATCGTAGGCGGCCGGGGTCATCACCTGTTCCAGGTTGGCGCGCATGCAGTGCATGGCCAGGGCGTTGGCCGACAGAGTGGTACCCATGCCGCTATGGCCGTGGCCATGGCTGCCCTCACTGGCGCGCTTGCGCGCGGCGGTCATGGCCTCGGCCATCGCTGCGCTGCAGCCGAAGATGCCGCACGGCACGCCGCCGGCAATCGGCTTGCCGACCACGAAGAAGTCGGGGTCGAGGTTCCACAGTTTCGTGCAGCCGCCGATATCGGTGGAGATGGTGTGGGTTTCGTCGATGATCAGCAGCGCGCCGTATTTCTTCGTCAGCTCACGGCATTGCTGCATAAAGCCCGGTTCGGGCAGGACCATGCCGATATTGGTCATCGCCGGCTCACACAGCAGGGCGCAGACATCGCCTTTCGCCAGCGCGGCTTCCAGTGCGGCCACGTCGTTGAACGGGATCGAGCGGCTGTACTCGGTCAGGTCGTAGGCCTGGCCGACCAGGCCGGAGCGCGGCACGGTTTCGCCGTCGATGCAGCGCACCATTACGTCATCGACGGTGCCGTGGTAGCAGCCGTCGAACACCAGCAGGGTCTTGCGCTGGGTAATCGCGCGGGCCCAGCGCAGCACATAGCGGTTCGAATCCGTGGCGGTGGCGGTGACCTGCCAGAACGGCAGACCGAAGCGCGCGGCCAGCAGTTCGCCGCAGACCACCGCGTCTTCACCCGGGAGCATGGTGGTCAGGCCGTTGTTGCCTTGCTCGGCGATGGCCTTGGCGATCGGGTCCGGCGAGTGGCCGAACATGGTGCCGGTGTCGCCCAGGCAGAAGTCGATGTACTCGTGGCCGTCGACGTCATAGAAGCGCGCGCCCTTGGCCCGCTCGACGAACAGCGGCACCGGGGTCGACCAGTCGGCCATCCAGTGCATCGGCACGCCGCCGTACAGCGAGTTGCGTGCGCGTTCCGCCAGGGCCACGGACTTCGGGTTGCGTGCGATAAAACGCTCCCGCTCGCGACTGGCGAAGGTTGCTACGGCGGATGGGCTGATACCACTGGCAGTCATGTTGAACACCTCGTTCGAATATCTGCACATGCTCATTTGTGATCACAAATAAGTCAATAGATGTCTTATAAGCGGTATTAAGGTAGATTTTCCTTAATTTGTGATCACAGGTGGCGACTAACATGGAAAATCTGCAGCAAGTGGCCTTGGTCAGTGGCGCCGGCAGCGACAGCGGTATCGGCATGGCCATCGCCCGTCGACTCGGCCAGCAGGGCGTACGCGTGCTGCTCACCGCCAGCAGCGCGCGGGTCGAACAGCGGGCTGCCGAGTTGTGCGCTGAAGGTATTCAAGCACGTGCCCGCGCCGCCGACCTGACCGATGAGCAGCAAGTGGCCGAACTGGTCGAATGGGCCCAGGCGCAGTGGGGGCAGATCGACATCCTGGTGAACAACGCCGGCATGGCCATGCAGGGCAGCCCGGAGCCGTTCGCCGAGCTGGCCGAGATGGATCTGGCCACCTGGAACCTGTCGCTCAACCGCAACCTGACCACCACCTTCCTGCTCACCCGTGGCGTGCTGTCGGGTATGCGTGCGCGTGGCTACGGGCGCATCGTCAATATCAGCTCGACCACCGGCACCCGTGGCAGCAACCCCGGTGAGTCCGCCTACAGCGCGGCCAAGGCCGGCATGCTCGGCCTGTCCATGGGCCTGGCGCTGGAAGTGGCCAAGCAGGGCATTACGGTCAACAGCGTGGCGCCGGGCTGGATTGCCACCGGCTCATCCACCGAGGAAGAGCGGCATGCCGCCGAGTACACGCCGATCGGCCGCGCCGGGCGCCCGGAAGAAGTGGCGGCGGCGGTGGCTTTCCTGGCATCGCGCGACGCCAGTTACATCACCGGCGAAGTGCTGGTGGTGGATGGCGGTAACTGCCTCATAGAGAACAAGGCACCGTGACCCAGTAGAATCCCCGGCGCCGCTCTGGAGCGGCCTTCTTCAGCCAAAGGAATCCTTTATGCGCAACTGCTCGCTGACCCTCGCCCAACTGCCCGCGCCACCGGCCAAGGGTGAGTGACCATGGCTGACAATCTGCAGGAACAGCTCTACCAAAAAATTCGTGAAGGCCTGCTGGCCGGGCGCTTCCAGCCTGGCGAGCGGCTGAAGATCCGTGATCTGGCCGCCGAGTGGGGCTCCAGCCCGATGCCTGTGCGCGCCGCCCTGCAGCGCCTGGTCGCCGAGGGCGCGCTGGAAGGCGAGCCGCAGCGCTCGGTACGGGTGCCGGCGATGACCCGCGAGCGCTACCAGAACATCTTCCAGGTGCGCCTGGGCCTCGAAGGCCTGGCGGTGGAACTGGCCACGCCGCGCCTGACCCCGAACGACCTGGCCGCGCTGCGCGACTGCGTGGCGCGCATGGACCAGGCCATCGAGCAGCGCCAGGTGCAGGCCTACCTGGATGCCAACAGCCAGTTCCACCTGCGTCTGTACGGTGCCTGCGGCAACCCGGTGCTGCTGCGTTCGATCGAGTCGCTGTGGCTGCAGATCGGTCCGTTCTTCAACCGCCTGTTCACCGGCGCCGACCTGTCGCTGCGGCTCAACGATTTCCACGAGGAAGCCTTCGCCGCCATCGAGGCTGGCGACGCCAAGGCGGCGCGCCAGTTCATGGAGCAGGACCTGCTCTACTTCGCTCGTTTCCTCCTCAACCTGCTCGAACTGGAGGGCGCGCAGGCCCGCAGCATCAGCCCTTGAGCCGCTCCTGGCGAGAGTATTCCGGAAGGTGGCTTGGGTAATTCTGCGGATCGACAAGGGTGGCATTTCTTGTCTTACACTCAATCAATCGATTCTCCGGCCCCAAGGATTGCCCGATGGCGGACTACAGCAATACGCGCTTCCTGATCGTCGATGACTTCTCTGACTTCCGTAGCTCGGTCAAGGCCATGTTGCGTGATATAGGTGCACGCGATGTGGACACCGGCGACCGCGGCGAAGAGACCCTGAGCCTGTGCCGGCAGAAGCGCTACGACATCATCCTCCACGACTACAACCTGGGCACCGGCAAGAATGGCCAGCAGGTGCTTGAGGAGTTGCTCGCCGACAAGCTGATCAGCCACCAGTGCATCTTCGTCATGGTCACCGCCGAGAGCAGCCAGGCCATGGTGCTCAGTGCCCTGGAGCACGAGCCGGACGCCTACCTGACCAAGCCCTTCAACCGTGCCAGCCTGACCCAGCGCCTGGACAAGCTGGTGGAGCGCAAGGCCGCGCTCAAGCCGGTCCTGCAGGCGCTCGACAAACAGGACCCGGCTGCCGTGCTGGCCGCCTGCGAGGCCCTGAGCCGGGAGGACAAGCGCCTGGTGCCGCTGTGCCAGCGCTACCAGGCCGGCGCCCTGCGCGAGCTGAATCGGCATGCCGAGCTGGAGAAGCTGTTGACCGGCATCCTCGCTGATCGCGCCTTGCCCTGGGCCTACCTGGCACTCGGCAGTCTGCTGCAGACGCGCAACGAACTGGCCCGCGCCCAGGAGTTGTATGAGCAGGCATTGAAGACTTTCCCCATGCTCCCCGCGCTGTACGACGGCCTGGCCGCAGTGCTGGCGGCGCGCGGCGAGAGCAAGCGCGCCCAGGGCATTCTCGAGGATGCGGTGAAGCTGTCGCCACTGGCCATCCGCCGGCAGATGCAGCTGGGCAAGCTGGCGCTGGACAACGAAGATTTCGGCAGCGCCTCCAAGGCCTATCGGCAGGCCGTGGATCAGGGTCGCAACTCGCGCTTCAAGAGTCCGGAAAGCTACCTGGGTATGGCCCAGGCACTGATCGCCGAATCCGGCGAGGACAACCTCGACAAGCGTGCCCAGGCCGATATCGCCCAGGCCATGGGCGAGCTGGACAAGCACTACGGCGACGACAAGGTATTACAGGTGCGCGCTACCCTGATGCAGGCCAAGAGCCTGCAGAAATCCGGTGACCCGGCGCGTGCCGCCAAGCTCACCGAGGAAGCCGTGGCCGGCATGGCGGCGCTGCCACAGTTCTTCTCCGCCGATGCGGCGCTGCTGGTGGCCAGCCAGCTGCGCGAGCTGGGCCAGACGGCGGCCAGCAATGACCTGCTGAAAAACTGCGTGGAAATCTACGGCGACGATCCGGCGGTGATGCAGAACGTCGCCAAGCAGACCGATGACCCGCAGATCCTCGCCGGCGGCCAGGAAGCGGTCGACTTTAACCGCCAGGGCGTGCGTGCCTACCAGCTGGGCCGCTTCGCCGATGCCCTGGAACTGTTTCGCCGGGGCCTGGTGCTGCAGCCGAAAAACATCAGTATCGCCCTCAACACCGCCCAGTCCTTGCTGCGCCTGGGGGGCGACAAAGCAGAGGCGGATCTGCTCGACGAGTGCCGCCGTTGCCTGGATGCGGTGAGCATGATTCCACCCAGCGACCCGCGCTACGAGCGCTACCAGCAACTGCGCCGGCGGGCCTTCGAACAATGAGCGACGCCCGCGAAGGTCTGGATTTTTCTACGGTGATCGCCTCCACCGTGCACGACATGAAGAACTCCCTGGCCATGCTGGTTCAGGCCCATGGCCAGTGGCAGGCGCAGGTGCCGGCGGAGCTGGCCGACAACAGTGCACAGGGGGTGATCGAATACGAGTTCGCCCGCCTCAACGGCATGCTGGTGCAGCTGCTCGGTCTGTACAAGCTGGGGGTCAACCAGCTGCCGCTACGCCCGGCCTACCACGAACTGGAAGACTTCATCGAAGCGCAGCTGGCGCGCTACCAGGAAGTGCTGGATAGCCGCCATATCGTCGCCCGTTGCGAGGTCGAGGACTTCCAACTGCTGGGCTTCTTCGACCAGGAACTGCTCGGCTCGGTGGTGGCCAACATCATCACCAATTCCATTCGCTATGCGCGCAGCGCGCTGCTGGTGCGCGCCTGGCAGGAGCCGGGGCATCTGGTGCTGTCGATTTGCGACGACGGCCAGGGCTACCCGCCGGCCATGCTCGCCGGACAGTCCAACTACGTGCTCAGCCTCAATCACAGCACCGGCAGCACCGGTCTCGGCCTGTACTTCGCCGGGCGTATCGCCGAGCTGCACGAGCGCAATGGCGTGCGTGGGCATATCCAGATCAGCAACGGCGGCCCGCTGGGGGGCGGCGAGTTTCGTATTTATCTGCCCTGATGCAGATGGCCGGCGATGGCAGCGCTATCGGGCCAGTTAGCTTCTTTTGCCGCCTCTATCCCGAATCAATATAAGGGTGTTTCTGGCCTTCCTCGCGCTATGTACTAGCGTGCCTCTTGTGCCTTGCGTCCCTGTTCGCCGGCTTGGCCCAGTGGACCACTGCGCAGCATGGAGGCGTCCGGCAGTAGCCCGTGCTCGTACAACAAGAACAAGACGAGGACATGTCCGATGAAGCCATCCTTGCTGGCCTGTTGCAGCTTTGCCCTGTGGTTCGCCCTGGCCGCCCCGGCACACGCCGAACTGGGCGACTACAGCTTCTGGAAAACCCTGCTCAACCTGAGCTCACCGCCGCCGGCGGACAACAAGGTCACTGCCGAACAGGGTCTCGGCCCCTACCCGCTGCTGAACAACCCCGGCGGCTTCAATGCCGGCTTCAAGCCCAACCTCTACTACGCCTGGCAGACCGTGCAAATGGCGCCGCAGACCGGCGCGGTGTGTGGCAATGGCTCGCCCTACAAGTTCTTCGTCAACCGCGTACCCAATACCAGCAATACCATCATCTATCTGGAAGGCGGCGGCGCCTGCTGGGACTACGCCAGCTGCACCGGGCAGACCGGCATCCGCGGGGCGCGCAACCCGGACGGCATCCCCGACGACTACATGAGCCTGCTCAACCCCGGCGCCAGCCTGGTCAGCCCGCTGGTCGTGCGCCTGCACCCCTGGACGCGGACCAAGCCGCAGAACTGGAACATGATCTACGTGCCCTACTGCACCGGCGACATCTACTCCGGTGACAAGGTGGCGGTGTACGAAGACCCGCAGAACCAGAAGCCGCCGCTGGTCTGGCACCACAACGGGTTGCGTAACACCCGTGCGGTGGTGGCCTGGCTGAAGAACAACCTGCAGCGTCCGGCGCAGCTGCTCACCACCGGCTGCAGCGCGGGTGGCGCCGGCAGCCTGACCAACTACGTGGGTATCCGCCAGGACATGGCGCCGAGCCGCGGCTTCCTCCTCGACGACTCCGGGCCGGTGTTCAGCGCGCCGCTGGGCAGCGACACCACGCAGTACCCCTCGCGTTTCCTGCAGGACCATATCCGCAGCGCCTGGGGCCTCGACGACGGCCCGCTGCCCTACCTGCAGAGTCGTCTGCCCGGGCTCGATACCAGTGATCTGGGCAGCCTGTATTCGGCGCTGTCGAGCAACCTGCCGGGTGACCGCATGGGCCAGACCCACTTCTGGAAGGACCTCAACTACTCGTCCTATTCCTACGAGCGCTTCCACCCGGACATCATCAACGCCCCGGATGCCGCCACCAAGGAAGCGCTGATCCATGCCAAGTGGGATGTGGACACCGGCCGCCTGCGCGATCAGTTGGCCAACCTGGACAACTTCGGCGGCTACTTCCCGCAGTTCCGCGCGGTCAACGAGAGCCACTGCACCAGCATCATCGAGTTCGCCAACTCCGACATTCAGGAGCAGAACCTGGAGCTCGACCACTTCGTCAACAACCTGCTCGATGGCAGCGGCGCGGTGCTCTCGGCTTCGGAGAGCAGCGACGCCGCCGACCGGGCCAAGCCGTTCAACCTGCTCTATTACATTCTCGATCAGTTGCTTTGAACGACGACGGCCAGGGAGGGCCGCCTGACTTTAGCGGTAGGCCTGCTCGCGGGCTTCCTGCAGGCGCTGGCGCAGATACTGATCACGGCTCAGGCCGTCGGGAATGCTGTCCAGCGCGAGCACCTCGTCGACGATACGTTTCTCCTCGGACTTGTACTGGCTGAAGCGAACATCGGGCACCTTGGCCCGTGTTTCACGTGCCTGGTTTAGCGCCTGGTAGCGCGCCAGCAGTTGTTCGGCGCGGGCCTTCTGCGTCTCCTCGTCGCCGCCCTGCACCTGCGCCAGCCCTAGCTGCAGCAGCAGGGCCTCGCTCAGTGCCAGCTCGGCAGTCGCTTCGCGCTGGTCGATTTGCCTGGCCAGCGCCTCGGCCTGGCGTCGCCGCTGCTCGGCGCTGAGGGCCGCGGCCTCCTGCATGAAACGGCGGTAGTCGACCATGAACTGCAGGCGCGCCTGGTAAGCCTGCACGGCGGGGGTGTTCAGCAGCGCTTGCGCCGCGCGCGGGTCGAGTGCCGCGCCGCCGGCTTCGACCGGCGTTGACACAGTTGCCGGCGCACCTGCCGGCGGTGCCGCGCTGACTGCTGCGGTATCGCTGTCGGTACTGGCTAAAGCGAGCCACACAGCGCCAGTGACGGTGAGGATTGCCAGACCGGCCAGTGTCAGCCGGGAAGTGATGTTGGCCATGGCCGCGAGCCCCTGAGTGCACCGCTTGCCAGTTAAGCCCATGCCCCCGGCAGATGCCAGATGCTAGATGGCATGCGGCGGGCGCGCAGGGCGCCCTCTAGCTTGTGCTGTCGCCTCAGCTTTCCAGCCAGACGTCGCGCACCCAGTGCCATACCGAGTCCCAGCTTTCGTCGGTCAGTTCGCCTTCGTCGCCGTCCCACAGCCAGACGGTGCCTTCCACGTCCACCGCGTAGTAGTCGCGGCCGTCCTGGCACAGTGGCACCAGGTCCCGCGGCAGGCCGAGGTCCCAGGCCACCGAGGCGACTTCCGGCAGGTAGGTGTGCGACTGCGGGTCGGCGGCGGTCACCGGCTCCAGGCGGCCGTAGACCACGTCGCTGACCTTGAGCAGGTATTCGCGCAGCTCGAAGGGCAGGTGGATAAGGATCTGCTCCTGGATTTCCACCAGGGTTTCCTCTTCCGGCAGCTCCAGCGGTACCGGAACCGGCTCGTTGAGTTCACGCAGCTGTTCGATGACTTCTTCCACGGGGCTTCTCCAGGTAGTGCGGCGGTCGGCTAGAGGGTAGCCGACCGGACGCGCGTTTTACCCTGTTGCAGCGCTGAGCGGAAGTAGCCCGGATGCAATCCGGGGGGTGGGGTGAGGGTTTCCCGGATTGCATCCGGGCTACCAATGACATGTCGGAGCGTGCGGGGTGGCCACCCTCTCCCCCGGCCCCTCTCCCATAAATGGGAGAGGGGAGGGAGCGGCATCTAGCGGGGGAGGGTGTCGCGCGGCTTACATCAGCCGTTTGCCATCTTCGCGGCTGATCACCACGGTGGCCGAGCGGGGACGGCGACCGGGGCCGTCGGGCCAGGTGCTGAGCAGGTTGCCCGCCGTCGAGCCTTCGCCGGGGTGCTGGATGTTGACGAACAGGGTGCGGAAGTCCGGCGTGGCGCTGATGCCGGTGACTTCGGCGCCGATCGGGCCGACCAGGAAGCGTTTGATCTCGCCCGTGCGTGGGTCGGCCACCAGCATCTGGTTGTTGCCGAACGGGCCGCTGGCCAGTTGACTGCCGCTCATGTCGGTCTGGATCCACAGGCGGCCGTCCGGGTCGAACCACAGGCCGTCCGGGCTGGCCAGGATGTTGCGCTCATCCAGTGCCGCGCCACTCGGGCCCTGGCTGTCGCCCTGCGGGCCGGCGAGCAGGAAGATGTCCCAGTTGAAGCCCTTGCCGGCGTGGTCGCGGCGGTCTTCGCGCCAGCGAATGATGTGCCCGTAGGGGTTGGCCGCGCGCGGGTTGGCGGCATCGGCGCTGGTGCGCGAGCTGTTGTTGGTGAGGGTGAAGTACACCTCGCCGTTGTCCGGATTGACCGCACCCCATTCCGGGCGGTCCATCTTGGTGGCGCCGACGATATCGGCGGCCAGGCGGGTGTTGATCAGCACTTCGCCCTGGTCGGCGAAGCTCACCCCGGCGGCCGTGCAGGCGGCCTGGAAGGCCGGGTCATTGAGGTCGAGGGCCAGCCAGGTGCCGCTGCCGTCGGCGTTGAAGCGGGCGACATACAGGGTGCCTTCGTCGAGCAGGCGCCCCGGCTTGCGCAGCCAGGGCAGGTATTTGCCGCGGCTGACGTATTTGTAGATGTATTCGTTCTGCGAGTCGTCGCCGGAGTAGCACACCAGCGGCTTGCCGGCCTGCACCGGGGCGAAGATCAGGCCTTCGTGGGCGAAGCGGCCGAGGGCGCTGTGCTTGACCGGCTGCGACTCGGGGTCGAAGGGGTCGATCTCGACGATCCAGCCAAAATGGTTGGGTTCGTTGCGGTAGTCGCCTTCGGCGCTGGCAGCCTTGCGGGTGGCGTCGAAGCGCTGGAATTCGTCGCCGGGCAGGGTGTCCCAGCCGAAGCGGCTGGTGGTGCGCAGGCCGTAGCGCTTGAGTTCGCGCGGCAGGTCGGCATCGCGGGTTGCAAAGTAGCCGGCCCAGTTTTCTTCGCAGGTCAGGTAGGTGCCCCAGGGCGTGACGCCATGGGCGCAGTTGTTCTGCGTGCCGCGGCTGGCGGTGCCGTCCGGGCTGTGCAGGGTCTTGAGCAGGGCGTGGCCACGCGCCGGGCCGGCCATCTGCATCGGCGTGGCGGCCGTGATGCGGCGGTTGAGGTAGCCGGGCACCACTTGCCATTCACCGCCCTGGCCGCGGCGCACCTCGATGATGGTGACGCCGTGGGCGTTGATCTCCTTGCGCACTTCCTCGGCGCTGGTGCGCAGGCCATTGACCGTGGTCGGGCCGTTGGGGTGCAGCAGCGGGGCGTCGACGTATTCGTTGTTGAACACCAGCAGGCCGTGGTTGGAGCGCTTGCCGGCACCACGCTGGGCGTCGGCCGGGAAGAAGTGCATGCCGTCGTGGTGCATGCCGACCTGTTCGGCCTGGTCCTGGGCGCTGTTGCTGGCGTCTTCGAGGAAGGCCGGGAAACGCCCGCTGATCGGCGTACCCCAGGGCACGAACACGCTGGCGCGATAGCCGGCGGGAACCGTGATGGCATCGGCGCGGCTGATGGCCACGGCGTCGAATGGCAGGCGGTTGCGCTTCTTCAATGCCACGCTTTTACCCGCCTGCTCGGCCGCTTCCACCGCCTGCGGCAGCACACCGAGAAAGCCCAGGGCACCGACCGCACCAGCGCCGGCGATGATCTGCCGTCGGCGCTGGTCAATCAGCTCGCTCAGGTGCGGGTTGCTGGAGTGGTTGCTGGGGTGTTCATCGCCATTGCCAAACAGCACGTCGTTCTGATCATCACGGCTCACGGTTCGTTTCCTTCTGTTGAGGGTTCGACGGAGACATGACGCTAACGGGAGAAGGCGACGACAACGTGACGCTTGTATGGCGAGTTGGTGGCTTGTGCGCGGGTTAACCTTTTGCCGGCCGGCTGTGGTGTCGCGCTATGGGACTGATGCCGGTGTGCAGGCATAAAAAACCCGGGCCAGGCCCGGGTTTTTGGTAACGCTGGTGGATCAGCCGTTCTGGCGGATACCGGCCACCAGCCAGGGCTGGTTCTCGCCGTTGACCCGCTCCATGCGCCAGCTTTCGCTGAAAGGCTCGCCTTGGTCGAAGCGCGAGGTCTTGGCCACACCACGGAAGGTCAGGGTAGCGACGGTCTTGTCGGCCAGTTCGTCGATACCGTCGAGCTGGGCGTCGAGGTCGTCGATGTAGGTGGACTGGAAGCCGTCGCCCATCTCGGCGCGCTCGGTGGTCAGGAAGCTGAGCATCTGCGGGGTGACGAATTCGCCGATCTTGTCCATCTCGTTGGCGTCCCAGTGCTGCTGCAGGGACAGGAAGTGCTCGCGACCGGCGGCGATGAAGC
Encoded here:
- a CDS encoding SDR family NAD(P)-dependent oxidoreductase, with amino-acid sequence MENLQQVALVSGAGSDSGIGMAIARRLGQQGVRVLLTASSARVEQRAAELCAEGIQARARAADLTDEQQVAELVEWAQAQWGQIDILVNNAGMAMQGSPEPFAELAEMDLATWNLSLNRNLTTTFLLTRGVLSGMRARGYGRIVNISSTTGTRGSNPGESAYSAAKAGMLGLSMGLALEVAKQGITVNSVAPGWIATGSSTEEERHAAEYTPIGRAGRPEEVAAAVAFLASRDASYITGEVLVVDGGNCLIENKAP
- a CDS encoding tetratricopeptide repeat-containing response regulator, giving the protein MADYSNTRFLIVDDFSDFRSSVKAMLRDIGARDVDTGDRGEETLSLCRQKRYDIILHDYNLGTGKNGQQVLEELLADKLISHQCIFVMVTAESSQAMVLSALEHEPDAYLTKPFNRASLTQRLDKLVERKAALKPVLQALDKQDPAAVLAACEALSREDKRLVPLCQRYQAGALRELNRHAELEKLLTGILADRALPWAYLALGSLLQTRNELARAQELYEQALKTFPMLPALYDGLAAVLAARGESKRAQGILEDAVKLSPLAIRRQMQLGKLALDNEDFGSASKAYRQAVDQGRNSRFKSPESYLGMAQALIAESGEDNLDKRAQADIAQAMGELDKHYGDDKVLQVRATLMQAKSLQKSGDPARAAKLTEEAVAGMAALPQFFSADAALLVASQLRELGQTAASNDLLKNCVEIYGDDPAVMQNVAKQTDDPQILAGGQEAVDFNRQGVRAYQLGRFADALELFRRGLVLQPKNISIALNTAQSLLRLGGDKAEADLLDECRRCLDAVSMIPPSDPRYERYQQLRRRAFEQ
- a CDS encoding glutamine synthetase family protein, encoding MQFANPQEARDFLAAHPEVRSIELMLIDANGIPRGKLLHRDELLAIYENGRPLPSSILALTIQGEDVEESGLVWEVADADCWTYPLPGSLTLQPWRTTPTGQLQVSMHPTQGLPAAPADPRHVLVRAIDRLKADGYHPVMAVELEFYLLDKQRDANGRPQPALQANGVRPQAPQVYGVYELEQLQPFLDDLYAACEVQGLPVRTAISEYAPGQVELTLEHRFDALQAIDEGVRYKRLVKGVANKHGLQACFMAKPFGDLAGSGLHMHVSLADADGNNLMASEDPHGTPLLKHAIGGMMATLNDALAIFCPNANSFRRFQANSYAPLAKSWGVNNRTVSFRVPGGPAKSRHVEHRICGADANPYLAAAAILSGIHHGIQNQIDPGEEIIGNGYEQVRETLPTDWLTALRALENSSWAKQALGEDFLKVFLAIKWNEFRQFMGEVGEQDWRWYLTHA
- a CDS encoding pectinacetylesterase family protein, with the protein product MKPSLLACCSFALWFALAAPAHAELGDYSFWKTLLNLSSPPPADNKVTAEQGLGPYPLLNNPGGFNAGFKPNLYYAWQTVQMAPQTGAVCGNGSPYKFFVNRVPNTSNTIIYLEGGGACWDYASCTGQTGIRGARNPDGIPDDYMSLLNPGASLVSPLVVRLHPWTRTKPQNWNMIYVPYCTGDIYSGDKVAVYEDPQNQKPPLVWHHNGLRNTRAVVAWLKNNLQRPAQLLTTGCSAGGAGSLTNYVGIRQDMAPSRGFLLDDSGPVFSAPLGSDTTQYPSRFLQDHIRSAWGLDDGPLPYLQSRLPGLDTSDLGSLYSALSSNLPGDRMGQTHFWKDLNYSSYSYERFHPDIINAPDAATKEALIHAKWDVDTGRLRDQLANLDNFGGYFPQFRAVNESHCTSIIEFANSDIQEQNLELDHFVNNLLDGSGAVLSASESSDAADRAKPFNLLYYILDQLL
- a CDS encoding aspartate aminotransferase family protein, encoding MTASGISPSAVATFASRERERFIARNPKSVALAERARNSLYGGVPMHWMADWSTPVPLFVERAKGARFYDVDGHEYIDFCLGDTGTMFGHSPDPIAKAIAEQGNNGLTTMLPGEDAVVCGELLAARFGLPFWQVTATATDSNRYVLRWARAITQRKTLLVFDGCYHGTVDDVMVRCIDGETVPRSGLVGQAYDLTEYSRSIPFNDVAALEAALAKGDVCALLCEPAMTNIGMVLPEPGFMQQCRELTKKYGALLIIDETHTISTDIGGCTKLWNLDPDFFVVGKPIAGGVPCGIFGCSAAMAEAMTAARKRASEGSHGHGHSGMGTTLSANALAMHCMRANLEQVMTPAAYDHMLPLAKRLADGFRSLIGKHDLKWSVTELGARSEFQFCPVSPKTGAEAEAAFHDELQMALHLYLINRGILITPFHNMTLCCPSTTAEDVDQLIGMLDQALSELLAIPGACE
- a CDS encoding SMI1/KNR4 family protein, with amino-acid sequence MEEVIEQLRELNEPVPVPLELPEEETLVEIQEQILIHLPFELREYLLKVSDVVYGRLEPVTAADPQSHTYLPEVASVAWDLGLPRDLVPLCQDGRDYYAVDVEGTVWLWDGDEGELTDESWDSVWHWVRDVWLES
- a CDS encoding sensor histidine kinase, producing MSDAREGLDFSTVIASTVHDMKNSLAMLVQAHGQWQAQVPAELADNSAQGVIEYEFARLNGMLVQLLGLYKLGVNQLPLRPAYHELEDFIEAQLARYQEVLDSRHIVARCEVEDFQLLGFFDQELLGSVVANIITNSIRYARSALLVRAWQEPGHLVLSICDDGQGYPPAMLAGQSNYVLSLNHSTGSTGLGLYFAGRIAELHERNGVRGHIQISNGGPLGGGEFRIYLP
- a CDS encoding GntR family transcriptional regulator, with the translated sequence MADNLQEQLYQKIREGLLAGRFQPGERLKIRDLAAEWGSSPMPVRAALQRLVAEGALEGEPQRSVRVPAMTRERYQNIFQVRLGLEGLAVELATPRLTPNDLAALRDCVARMDQAIEQRQVQAYLDANSQFHLRLYGACGNPVLLRSIESLWLQIGPFFNRLFTGADLSLRLNDFHEEAFAAIEAGDAKAARQFMEQDLLYFARFLLNLLELEGAQARSISP